One stretch of Echeneis naucrates chromosome 11, fEcheNa1.1, whole genome shotgun sequence DNA includes these proteins:
- the xkr8.3 gene encoding XK-related protein 8.3: MDPGCFSRYSWVDFIFSVIGVCTFLVDWGSDIWVAVEFYCRGDFFWFGVLVGLMVLSSVVVQMFSWFWFKYDRELPHFRRQTGEGSVLFGDRVQLSCLLHVLQLGFLCRHITAIRQGFRVWWRKEEGSEYVVYLTHDLSMLRLIETFCESAPQLTLMIYVMLCTNKARTVQFVSIAASTTSIAWMVVDYHRSLRSFLPDKAKQRWGSSLIYFLWNLLLIAPRVASLGLFASMMRGYMAAHFLLLWSVFVLWAWRQRTDFMDSTGGEWLYRATIGLIWYFSWFNVAEGRTRGRSLIYHSFIITDGLILLVTWWLYRDPVQSESYALALIIALPLSYLLGLLFKALYYCRFHPKLWKPPVREPRHDDLPDAEVSFKDFSIQDSTLSSQLLNKRMSCHATHFYSEHRAVRKTETEIRAAPSCL; encoded by the exons ATGGATCCGGGATGTTTCTCCAGGTACTCCTGGGTAGACTTCATCTTCTCGGTGATCGGGGTGTGCACTTTCCTCGTAGACTGGGGCTCGGACATTTGGGTGGCCGTGGAGTTTTACTGCCGCGGAGACTTCTTCTGGTTCGGGGTTCTGGTCGGCCTCATGGTCCTGTCCTCCGTCGTGGTCCAGATGTTCAGCTGGTTCTGGTTCAAGTACGACCGGGAGCTGCCCCACTTCAGGAGGCAGACCGGAGAGGGATCCGTGCTGTTCGGGGACCGAGTGCAGCTCTCCTGCCTGCTGCATGTGCTGCAGCTGGGCTTCCTCTGCAG GCACATCACTGCCATTCGACAGGGCTTCAGGGTTTGGTGGCGAAAAGAGGAAGGATCCGAGTATGTGGTTTACCTGACACATGATCTGAGCATGCTCAGGCTCATCGAAACGTTTTGTGAGAGCGCCCCTCAGCTCACTCTCATGATCTACGTGATGCTGTGCACCAACAAGGCCCGGACTGTTCAGT ttGTGAGCATTGCTGCATCAACCACTTCCATAGCCTGGATGGTGGTTGATTACCACCGCTCCCTGCGCTCCTTTCTCCCAGACAAAGCCAAGCAGCGCTGGGGTTCCTCTCTGATTTACTTCCTGTGGAATCTGCTGCTAATCGCTCCACGCGTGGCGTCCCTCGGCCTGTTTGCCTCTATGATGCGTGGGTATATGGCAGcccacttcctgctgctgtggtcAGTCTTTGTGTTATGGGCATGGCGACAGAGGACAGACTTCATGGACAGCACGGGTGGAGAGTGGCTCTACCGGGCCACCATAGGGCTCATCTGGTACTTCAGCTGGTTTAATGTAGCCGAGGGTCGGACCCGAGGCAGGAGCCTGATCTACCATTccttcatcatcactgatgGACTAATCCTGCTGGTGACCTGGTGGCTCTACAGAGACCCCGTCCAGTCTGAGTCATACGCCCTCGCTCTGATCATCGCTCTACCTCTCAGCTACCTCCTGGGGCTGCTCTTCAAAGCTCTTTACTACTGCCGCTTCCACCCCAAACTGTGGAAGCCCCCAGTGAGGGAGCCCAGACATGATGATCTGCCCGATGCAGAAGTGTCCTTCAAAGATTTTTCCATCCAGGACAGCACTCTGTCCTCACAGCTTCTCAACAAACGCATGTCCTGCCATGCTACTCACTTTTACTCAGAGCACAGAGCCGTTAGAAAGACTGAAACCGAAATTAGAGCGGCGCCATCGTGTCTGTGA
- the LOC115051173 gene encoding XK-related protein 8-like yields the protein MSVFKFSAVDFLFTCVGLLSLLFDIVLDIYTAVDFFKQKSYVALGILILLLVGSSVLVQAFSWLWYSYEDFKRETKVENCLSKSQLRLLHLFQLGIYFRHAGVMEVSVGSLSTGVKGDVAVYLSHDLGMLRLIEAFAESSPQLVLMLTIILQRWELTALTVLKAVGSAAAIVFSVTTYHRSLRSFLPDKKQQKVLSSVVFFFWNLLIIFSRFVALSLFASVLPCYIFTHFFCSWLIFFFCVWRSKTSFMDSPGGEWLYRATVGLIWYFTWFNVAEGRTMYRTLLYHGFILMDISLLCGLWCWRMSTEEVDFQIPFLYSTITAVCVVATYLLGLFFKIIYYKYYHPNVAKEELKGGPTSVAQIFCQQHTVDELDGPSMARGFMSSPAPEVKPNKRLRKLAENFYS from the exons ATGTCTGTGTTTAAGTTCTCTGCTGTGGACTTTCTCTTCACTTGTGTGGGACTGCTTTCCTTACTGTTTGACATTGTCCTTGATATTTATACAGCGGTGGATTTCTTTAAGCAAAAGTCATATGTGGCTCTCGGCATCCTGATCCTGTTGCTGGTGGGCTCATCGGTGCTCGTGCAGGCCTTCAGCTGGCTGTGGTACAGCTACGAGGACTTCAAGAGGGAAACTAAGGTGGAGAACTGCCTGAGCAAGAGCCAGCTCAGACTCCTGCACTTGTTCCAGCTGGGGATCTACTTCCG ACATGCCGGCGTTATGGAGGTTTCTGTGGGCAGCCTCTCCACAGGGGTCAAAGGGGATGTCGCAGTGTATCTGAGCCACGACCTGGGCATGCTGCGGCTCATCGAGGCCTTTGCAGAGAGCTCCCCCCAGCTGGTCCTCATGCTCACCATCATTCTGCAGCGGTGGGAGCTCACCGCTCTGACAG tgTTGAAGGCCGTGGGGTCAGCCGCAGCCATCGTCTTCAGTGTGACCACGTACCACCGCAGTCTTCGTTCCTTCCTGCCGGacaagaagcagcagaaagtgCTCTCGTCAGTGGTCTTCTTTTTCTGGAACCTGTTGATCATCTTCTCTCGTTTTGTGGCCCTCTCCCTCTTCGCCTCTGTGCTGCCCTGCTACATCTTCACCCACTTCTTCTGCTCTTggcttattttcttcttctgcgtCTGGAGATCCAAGACATCCTTCATGGACAGCCCTGGTGGAGAGTGGCTTTACCGAGCCACCGTGGGCCTCATCTGGTATTTCACCTGGTTCAACGTGGCCGAGGGGAGGACCATGTACAGAACTCTGCTCTACCACGGCTTCATATTGATGGatatttctcttctctgtggCCTGTGGTGCTGGAGGATGAGCACAGAAGAGGTGGATTTTCAAATCCCATTCTTGTACAGTACAATCACTGCCGTCTGTGTTGTTGCCACTTACCTCCTCGGCCTCTTCTTCAAAATCATATATTACAAGTACTATCATCCAAACGTTGCCAAAGAGGAGTTAAAGGGGGGACCAACTTCAGTGGCACAAATCTTCTGCCAACAACACACTGTAGATGAATTAGATGGTCCTTCCATGGCACGCGGCTTTATGAGTTCACCAGCACCAGAAGTTAAACCCAATAAGAGATTGAGGAAGTTGGCTGAGAACTTCTACTCCTGA
- the eya3 gene encoding protein phosphatase EYA3 isoform X1, giving the protein MSGRSAAEMDDSQELPELPAKKAKLDIDGRLEKEPSHLGDDGSPAAVLGPSEQENSYSALSTAQLDPGDQEQSDIDRGAAPQTCGDSLNSYAHSDTTATSEYTQQVYQGNNPAVTSYTSQVAFPPLAQSTVYSAFPQTGQTYGLPPFGAMWPGIKTETGLPEAPSGGQPGFLSFSTTYTSTQPGQLHYSYPSQGSSFTTSSVYSNIPTATATTTSSNTVQEFSGYNTLAQSQFSQYYALPPSYVPTGLPSSDDQGAAVGVAGYSAVKSEEAASAGLPPRDASPPENLPAGAALPTGVALPAAAREQDEVGRRNSVGKAKGKGKKSDNSPPADSDLERIFLWDLDETIIIFHSLLTGSYAQKFGKDPATVLNLGLQMEELIFELADTHLFFNDLEECDQVHVEDVASDDNGQDLSNYNFLADGFNGPSGGGASGATTGVQGGVEWMRKLAFRYRRLKEIYNNYKGNVGSLLNPMKRELLVRLQSEIENVTDAWLSTALKSLLLIQSRGKCMNVLVTTTQLVPALAKVLLYGLGDVFPIENIYSATKIGKESCFERIISRFGKKVTYVVIGDGRDEEFAAKQHNMPFWRISAHGDLVSLHQALELDFL; this is encoded by the exons ATGTCGGGTCGCTCTGCTGCAGAGATGGATGACTCGCAGGAGCTGCCTGAGCTGCCG gcaAAGAAAGCCAAGCTTGACATAGATGGAAGACTGGAGAAAGAGCCAAG tcatctGGGCGATGATGGAagtccagctgctgttttaggCCCTTCAGAGCAGGAAAACTCTTATTCTGCGTTGTCAACTGCCCAGCTTGATCCAG GTGATCAGGAGCAGTCGGACATCGACAGAGGGGCAGCACCTCAAACATGTGGTGACTCACTGAACTCGTATGCACATTCTG acaCAACGGCTACATCTGAATACACCCAACAAGTTTATCAAGGAAACAA cCCTGCTGTGACGTCGTACACCAGCCAGGTGGCCTTTCCTCCTCTCGCCCAGTCCACTGTGTACTCGGCCTTTCCCCAGACCGGCCAGACCTACGGCCTCCCGCCCTTTG GTGCTATGTGGCCaggcataaaaacagagacagggCTGCCTGAGGCACCCTCTGGTGGCCAGCCAGGGTTTCTCAGCTTCAGCACCACATATACCTCAACCCAGCCAGGCCAGCTGCACTACTCATACCCCAGCCAAG GCTCAAGTTTCACAACATCTAGTGTATACTCCAACATCCCTACAGCTACAGCCACAACTACATCCTCCAACACAGTGCAG GAATTTAGTGGCTACAACACTTTGGCTCAGAGTCAGTTCTCTCAGTACTACGCTCTGCCTCCCAGCTATGTGCCCACTGGGCTACCCAGCAGCGATGATCAGGGTGCTGCTGTGGGTGTGGCTGGATATTCAGCTGTGAAGTCAGAGGAGGCTGCTTCAGCTGGACTTCCTCCCAGAG ATGCCTCCCCACCAGAGAACCTCCCTGCCGGCGCAGCTCTTCCCACCGGCGTGGCTCTCCCTGCTGCAGCCAGAGAGCAGGATGAGGTTGGACGCAGGAACTCTGTTGGTAAAGCCAAAGGGAAGGGCAAGAAGTCTGATAACTCCCCACCTGCAGACAGTGACCTGGAG CGCATTTTTCTGTGGGATCTGGATGAGACCATCATCATATTTCACTCATTGCTCACTGGCTCCTACGCACAGAAATTTGGCAAG GACCCAGCAACGGTGCTGAACTTGGGTTTACAGATGGAGGAGCTGATCTTTGAactggcagacacacacctttttttCAATGACCTGGAG gAATGTGATCAAGTCCATGTTGAGGACGTGGCCTCTGATGACAATGGACAGGACCTGAG TAACTATAACTTCTTGGCGGATGGCTTCAATGGCCCCAGTGGGGGAGGGGCATCAGGAGCCACCACTGGAGTCCAGGGGGGTGTTGAGTGGATGCGCAAACTTGCCTTTCGTTACCGCCGGCTAAAAGAGATCTACAACAACTACAAAGGAAATGTAGGAA GCCTGTTGAATCCAATGAAGAGGGAACTGCTCGTCCGACTTCAGTCCGAGATTGAGAACGTCACAGACGCCTGGCTCAGCACAGCGCTCAagtctctgctgctcatccagTCCAG GGGGAAGTGTATGAACGTACTGGTCACCACCACTCAGCTTGTTCCAGCTCTGGCCAAAGTGCTGCTGTACGGCCTGGGAGACGTCTTTCCCATCGAGAACATCTACAGTGCAACCAAAATAG GAAAAGAGAGCTGCTTTGAGAGGATCATCTCTCGCTTTGGGAAGAAAGTGACTTATGTGGTGATCGGTGATGGCCGGGATGAGGAGTTTGCGGCAAAACAG CACAATATGCCTTTCTGGCGGATCTCTGCTCATGGTGACCTTGTGTCCCTGCACCAAGCGCTGGAACTGGACTTCTTGTAA
- the eya3 gene encoding protein phosphatase EYA3 isoform X3, with the protein MSGRSAAEMDDSQELPELPAKKAKLDIDGRLEKEPSHLGDDGSPAAVLGPSEQENSYSALSTAQLDPGDQEQSDIDRGAAPQTCGDSLNSYAHSDTTATSEYTQQVYQGNNPAVTSYTSQVAFPPLAQSTVYSAFPQTGQTYGLPPFGSSFTTSSVYSNIPTATATTTSSNTVQEFSGYNTLAQSQFSQYYALPPSYVPTGLPSSDDQGAAVGVAGYSAVKSEEAASAGLPPRDASPPENLPAGAALPTGVALPAAAREQDEVGRRNSVGKAKGKGKKSDNSPPADSDLERIFLWDLDETIIIFHSLLTGSYAQKFGKDPATVLNLGLQMEELIFELADTHLFFNDLEECDQVHVEDVASDDNGQDLSNYNFLADGFNGPSGGGASGATTGVQGGVEWMRKLAFRYRRLKEIYNNYKGNVGSLLNPMKRELLVRLQSEIENVTDAWLSTALKSLLLIQSRGKCMNVLVTTTQLVPALAKVLLYGLGDVFPIENIYSATKIGKESCFERIISRFGKKVTYVVIGDGRDEEFAAKQHNMPFWRISAHGDLVSLHQALELDFL; encoded by the exons ATGTCGGGTCGCTCTGCTGCAGAGATGGATGACTCGCAGGAGCTGCCTGAGCTGCCG gcaAAGAAAGCCAAGCTTGACATAGATGGAAGACTGGAGAAAGAGCCAAG tcatctGGGCGATGATGGAagtccagctgctgttttaggCCCTTCAGAGCAGGAAAACTCTTATTCTGCGTTGTCAACTGCCCAGCTTGATCCAG GTGATCAGGAGCAGTCGGACATCGACAGAGGGGCAGCACCTCAAACATGTGGTGACTCACTGAACTCGTATGCACATTCTG acaCAACGGCTACATCTGAATACACCCAACAAGTTTATCAAGGAAACAA cCCTGCTGTGACGTCGTACACCAGCCAGGTGGCCTTTCCTCCTCTCGCCCAGTCCACTGTGTACTCGGCCTTTCCCCAGACCGGCCAGACCTACGGCCTCCCGCCCTTTG GCTCAAGTTTCACAACATCTAGTGTATACTCCAACATCCCTACAGCTACAGCCACAACTACATCCTCCAACACAGTGCAG GAATTTAGTGGCTACAACACTTTGGCTCAGAGTCAGTTCTCTCAGTACTACGCTCTGCCTCCCAGCTATGTGCCCACTGGGCTACCCAGCAGCGATGATCAGGGTGCTGCTGTGGGTGTGGCTGGATATTCAGCTGTGAAGTCAGAGGAGGCTGCTTCAGCTGGACTTCCTCCCAGAG ATGCCTCCCCACCAGAGAACCTCCCTGCCGGCGCAGCTCTTCCCACCGGCGTGGCTCTCCCTGCTGCAGCCAGAGAGCAGGATGAGGTTGGACGCAGGAACTCTGTTGGTAAAGCCAAAGGGAAGGGCAAGAAGTCTGATAACTCCCCACCTGCAGACAGTGACCTGGAG CGCATTTTTCTGTGGGATCTGGATGAGACCATCATCATATTTCACTCATTGCTCACTGGCTCCTACGCACAGAAATTTGGCAAG GACCCAGCAACGGTGCTGAACTTGGGTTTACAGATGGAGGAGCTGATCTTTGAactggcagacacacacctttttttCAATGACCTGGAG gAATGTGATCAAGTCCATGTTGAGGACGTGGCCTCTGATGACAATGGACAGGACCTGAG TAACTATAACTTCTTGGCGGATGGCTTCAATGGCCCCAGTGGGGGAGGGGCATCAGGAGCCACCACTGGAGTCCAGGGGGGTGTTGAGTGGATGCGCAAACTTGCCTTTCGTTACCGCCGGCTAAAAGAGATCTACAACAACTACAAAGGAAATGTAGGAA GCCTGTTGAATCCAATGAAGAGGGAACTGCTCGTCCGACTTCAGTCCGAGATTGAGAACGTCACAGACGCCTGGCTCAGCACAGCGCTCAagtctctgctgctcatccagTCCAG GGGGAAGTGTATGAACGTACTGGTCACCACCACTCAGCTTGTTCCAGCTCTGGCCAAAGTGCTGCTGTACGGCCTGGGAGACGTCTTTCCCATCGAGAACATCTACAGTGCAACCAAAATAG GAAAAGAGAGCTGCTTTGAGAGGATCATCTCTCGCTTTGGGAAGAAAGTGACTTATGTGGTGATCGGTGATGGCCGGGATGAGGAGTTTGCGGCAAAACAG CACAATATGCCTTTCTGGCGGATCTCTGCTCATGGTGACCTTGTGTCCCTGCACCAAGCGCTGGAACTGGACTTCTTGTAA
- the eya3 gene encoding protein phosphatase EYA3 isoform X2, translating to MSGRSAAEMDDSQELPELPAKKAKLDIDGRLEKEPSHLGDDGSPAAVLGPSEQENSYSALSTAQLDPGDQEQSDIDRGAAPQTCGDSLNSYAHSDTTATSEYTQQVYQGNNPAVTSYTSQVAFPPLAQSTVYSAFPQTGQTYGLPPFGAMWPGIKTETGLPEAPSGGQPGFLSFSTTYTSTQPGQLHYSYPSQGSSFTTSSVYSNIPTATATTTSSNTVLHQEFSGYNTLAQSQFSQYYALPPSYVPTGLPSSDDQGAAVGVAGYSAVKSEEAASAGLPPRDASPPENLPAGAALPTGVALPAAAREQDEVGRRNSVGKAKGKGKKSDNSPPADSDLERIFLWDLDETIIIFHSLLTGSYAQKFGKDPATVLNLGLQMEELIFELADTHLFFNDLEECDQVHVEDVASDDNGQDLSNYNFLADGFNGPSGGGASGATTGVQGGVEWMRKLAFRYRRLKEIYNNYKGNVGSLLNPMKRELLVRLQSEIENVTDAWLSTALKSLLLIQSRGKCMNVLVTTTQLVPALAKVLLYGLGDVFPIENIYSATKIGKESCFERIISRFGKKVTYVVIGDGRDEEFAAKQHNMPFWRISAHGDLVSLHQALELDFL from the exons ATGTCGGGTCGCTCTGCTGCAGAGATGGATGACTCGCAGGAGCTGCCTGAGCTGCCG gcaAAGAAAGCCAAGCTTGACATAGATGGAAGACTGGAGAAAGAGCCAAG tcatctGGGCGATGATGGAagtccagctgctgttttaggCCCTTCAGAGCAGGAAAACTCTTATTCTGCGTTGTCAACTGCCCAGCTTGATCCAG GTGATCAGGAGCAGTCGGACATCGACAGAGGGGCAGCACCTCAAACATGTGGTGACTCACTGAACTCGTATGCACATTCTG acaCAACGGCTACATCTGAATACACCCAACAAGTTTATCAAGGAAACAA cCCTGCTGTGACGTCGTACACCAGCCAGGTGGCCTTTCCTCCTCTCGCCCAGTCCACTGTGTACTCGGCCTTTCCCCAGACCGGCCAGACCTACGGCCTCCCGCCCTTTG GTGCTATGTGGCCaggcataaaaacagagacagggCTGCCTGAGGCACCCTCTGGTGGCCAGCCAGGGTTTCTCAGCTTCAGCACCACATATACCTCAACCCAGCCAGGCCAGCTGCACTACTCATACCCCAGCCAAG GCTCAAGTTTCACAACATCTAGTGTATACTCCAACATCCCTACAGCTACAGCCACAACTACATCCTCCAACACAG tcttgcacCAGGAATTTAGTGGCTACAACACTTTGGCTCAGAGTCAGTTCTCTCAGTACTACGCTCTGCCTCCCAGCTATGTGCCCACTGGGCTACCCAGCAGCGATGATCAGGGTGCTGCTGTGGGTGTGGCTGGATATTCAGCTGTGAAGTCAGAGGAGGCTGCTTCAGCTGGACTTCCTCCCAGAG ATGCCTCCCCACCAGAGAACCTCCCTGCCGGCGCAGCTCTTCCCACCGGCGTGGCTCTCCCTGCTGCAGCCAGAGAGCAGGATGAGGTTGGACGCAGGAACTCTGTTGGTAAAGCCAAAGGGAAGGGCAAGAAGTCTGATAACTCCCCACCTGCAGACAGTGACCTGGAG CGCATTTTTCTGTGGGATCTGGATGAGACCATCATCATATTTCACTCATTGCTCACTGGCTCCTACGCACAGAAATTTGGCAAG GACCCAGCAACGGTGCTGAACTTGGGTTTACAGATGGAGGAGCTGATCTTTGAactggcagacacacacctttttttCAATGACCTGGAG gAATGTGATCAAGTCCATGTTGAGGACGTGGCCTCTGATGACAATGGACAGGACCTGAG TAACTATAACTTCTTGGCGGATGGCTTCAATGGCCCCAGTGGGGGAGGGGCATCAGGAGCCACCACTGGAGTCCAGGGGGGTGTTGAGTGGATGCGCAAACTTGCCTTTCGTTACCGCCGGCTAAAAGAGATCTACAACAACTACAAAGGAAATGTAGGAA GCCTGTTGAATCCAATGAAGAGGGAACTGCTCGTCCGACTTCAGTCCGAGATTGAGAACGTCACAGACGCCTGGCTCAGCACAGCGCTCAagtctctgctgctcatccagTCCAG GGGGAAGTGTATGAACGTACTGGTCACCACCACTCAGCTTGTTCCAGCTCTGGCCAAAGTGCTGCTGTACGGCCTGGGAGACGTCTTTCCCATCGAGAACATCTACAGTGCAACCAAAATAG GAAAAGAGAGCTGCTTTGAGAGGATCATCTCTCGCTTTGGGAAGAAAGTGACTTATGTGGTGATCGGTGATGGCCGGGATGAGGAGTTTGCGGCAAAACAG CACAATATGCCTTTCTGGCGGATCTCTGCTCATGGTGACCTTGTGTCCCTGCACCAAGCGCTGGAACTGGACTTCTTGTAA